A DNA window from Brenneria izadpanahii contains the following coding sequences:
- the lptG gene encoding LPS export ABC transporter permease LptG, translating into MFGVLDRYIGKTIFTTIMATLFMLVSLSGIIKFVDQLRKVGQGSYSALGAGLYTLLSVPKDIETFFPMAALLGALLGLGTLATRSELVVMQAAGFTRLQIAAAVMKTAIPLVLLTMAIGEWVSPRGEQMARNYRSQMISGGSMISTQNGLWAKDGNDFIFIERVVNDKELSGVNIYHFDNQNKLLSVRYAASALFEDNQWRLSQVDESDLRDGKQIGGSQTLSGEWKTNLTPDKLGVAALEPTALSISGLYDYANYLKLSGQEPSRYVLSMWSKIFAPLSVAVMMLMALSFIFGPLRSVPAGVRIVIGISFGFLFYLLNEIFRHLSQVYGIPPILGAILPSAVFLVISVALLLKRR; encoded by the coding sequence ATGTTTGGCGTACTAGACCGTTATATCGGTAAAACGATTTTTACCACCATCATGGCGACGCTGTTCATGCTGGTATCGCTTTCCGGCATCATCAAATTTGTCGATCAGCTGCGCAAAGTCGGCCAAGGAAGCTATTCGGCGCTTGGGGCCGGACTTTATACGCTGCTCAGCGTGCCGAAAGATATTGAAACCTTCTTCCCGATGGCTGCGCTGCTTGGCGCGCTGCTGGGTCTGGGGACGCTGGCAACCCGCAGTGAACTGGTGGTGATGCAGGCCGCGGGATTTACCCGCTTACAAATCGCGGCCGCCGTGATGAAAACCGCTATCCCGCTGGTACTGCTCACCATGGCGATTGGCGAGTGGGTATCGCCAAGAGGCGAACAGATGGCGCGCAACTACCGCTCGCAGATGATCTCCGGCGGCTCCATGATCTCCACGCAGAATGGTCTGTGGGCCAAAGATGGCAATGATTTCATCTTTATCGAGCGGGTGGTGAACGACAAAGAACTATCCGGGGTCAACATCTACCACTTCGATAATCAAAACAAACTGCTGTCGGTCCGCTATGCCGCATCCGCGTTGTTTGAGGATAACCAGTGGAGGCTTTCCCAGGTTGATGAATCCGACCTCCGCGACGGAAAACAGATTGGCGGCAGCCAGACGCTGAGCGGCGAATGGAAAACCAACCTGACCCCCGACAAACTCGGAGTCGCGGCACTCGAACCGACCGCCCTTTCCATCAGCGGACTATACGACTACGCCAACTACCTCAAGCTAAGCGGACAGGAACCCAGCCGCTACGTGCTGAGCATGTGGAGCAAGATATTTGCGCCGCTATCCGTCGCCGTGATGATGCTGATGGCGCTCTCCTTCATCTTCGGCCCGTTGCGCAGCGTTCCCGCCGGGGTACGTATCGTCATCGGCATCAGTTTCGGTTTCCTGTTCTACCTGCTAAATGAAATCTTCCGGCATTTGAGTCAGGTATACGGCATTCCCCCGATATTGGGCGCGATTCTGCCAAGCGCCGTGTTCCTGGTAATCAGCGTAGCGCTGCTGCTAAAACGCCGTTAG
- the lptF gene encoding LPS export ABC transporter permease LptF, with the protein MIITRYLVRETFKSQLAILFILLLIFFCQKLVRILGAAVDGDIPTNLVISLLGLGVPEMAQLILPLSLFLGLLMTFGRLYAESEITVMHACGLGKSVLLKAALALGVLTAAAAAANALWLSPWSSRHQEVVMAEAKANPGMATLVEGQFQSAQGGNAVLFVGNVKGSEFEHVFLAQLRPRGNARPSVVVADRGHVTQNDDGTQIVTLDNGARYEGTALLRDFRITDFTNYQAVIGHQSVTLDSSDVEQMDMTTLWRSDSHDARAEFHWRLTLIVSVLIMALMVVPLSVVNPRQGRVLSMLPAMLLYLIFFLLQSSLRSNASKGKLDPMIWIWMTNLLYLGIAVLLNLWDTVPMRKIRSRLTLREAV; encoded by the coding sequence GAAACATTTAAAAGCCAACTGGCCATCCTTTTCATTCTGTTACTAATTTTCTTTTGTCAGAAATTGGTGCGGATACTGGGCGCCGCCGTTGATGGCGATATCCCGACCAATCTGGTTATTTCCCTGCTGGGATTGGGCGTGCCTGAAATGGCGCAGCTCATTTTACCGTTAAGTTTGTTTCTCGGATTACTCATGACATTCGGCCGCCTATATGCGGAAAGCGAGATCACGGTGATGCATGCCTGCGGTCTCGGCAAAAGCGTACTGCTTAAGGCGGCGCTGGCGCTAGGGGTGCTGACGGCGGCGGCGGCGGCGGCCAATGCATTATGGCTTAGCCCCTGGTCTTCCCGCCATCAGGAAGTGGTGATGGCCGAAGCCAAAGCCAATCCCGGCATGGCAACGCTGGTGGAAGGCCAGTTCCAGTCCGCTCAGGGCGGCAATGCCGTACTGTTTGTCGGCAACGTCAAAGGCTCGGAATTTGAACACGTTTTTCTGGCTCAGCTAAGGCCCAGAGGCAACGCGCGGCCTTCGGTCGTCGTCGCCGATCGCGGCCACGTCACGCAGAACGACGATGGAACCCAGATCGTGACGCTGGACAACGGCGCCCGCTATGAAGGCACCGCGCTGCTGCGTGATTTCCGCATCACGGACTTCACCAACTATCAGGCGGTGATTGGCCATCAGTCGGTCACGCTCGATAGCAGCGACGTGGAACAGATGGATATGACCACGCTGTGGCGTTCAGATAGCCATGACGCCCGAGCCGAGTTTCACTGGCGTTTGACGCTCATCGTCTCCGTGTTGATCATGGCGTTGATGGTCGTACCGCTGAGCGTCGTCAATCCGCGCCAGGGCAGAGTGCTGAGCATGCTGCCCGCGATGCTGCTCTATCTGATTTTCTTCCTGCTGCAAAGCTCGCTGCGCTCCAACGCCAGCAAAGGGAAATTGGATCCCATGATATGGATATGGATGACGAATCTGCTGTATCTCGGCATTGCCGTGCTGTTGAATCTCTGGGATACCGTGCCAATGCGCAAAATTCGGTCCCGTCTGACGTTGAGGGAGGCGGTCTGA